The following proteins are encoded in a genomic region of Bubalus kerabau isolate K-KA32 ecotype Philippines breed swamp buffalo chromosome 15, PCC_UOA_SB_1v2, whole genome shotgun sequence:
- the FXYD2 gene encoding sodium/potassium-transporting ATPase subunit gamma, giving the protein MDRWYLGGSPKENEDPFYYDYETVRNGGLIFAALAFIVGLVIILSKRFRCGAKKKHRQIPEDGL; this is encoded by the exons ATGGACAGGTGGTACCTGG GTGGCAGCCCCAAGGAGAACGAGGACCCATTCTACTACG actACGAGACCGTCCGCAATGGGGGCCTGATCTTCGCTGCCCTGGCCTTCATCGTGGGGCTCGTCATCATCCTCA GCAAAAGATTCCGCTGCGGGGCCAAGAAGAAGCACCG GCAAATTCCTGAAGATGGGCTGTAA
- the FXYD6 gene encoding FXYD domain-containing ion transport regulator 6 — protein MEVVLLFLCGLLAPAVLASATEQEKEKDPFHYDYQTLRIGGLVFAVVLFSVGILLILSRRCKCSFNQKPRAPGDEEAQVENLVTANATEPQKAEN, from the exons ATGGAAGTGGTGCTGCTCTTCCTGTGTGGCCTCCTGGCCCCAGCGGTCCTGGCCAGTG CCACTgagcaggagaaagaaaaggacccTTTTCATTATG ACTACCAGACCCTGAGAATTGGGGGATTGGTGTTTGCTGTGGTCCTCTTCTCGGTGGGGATCCTGCTTATCCTCA GTCGCCGATGCAAGTGCAGTTTCAATCAGAAGCCGCG GGCTCCTGGGGATGAGGAGGCTCAGGTGGAGAACCTCGTCACTGCAAATG CCACGGAGCCCCAGAAAGCAGAGAACTGA